One segment of Aquimarina sp. BL5 DNA contains the following:
- a CDS encoding hybrid sensor histidine kinase/response regulator → MEYSILVVDDQPDNIKYISLLLKEMELGKKIYSAPNGKIALGLAEKITPDIILSDWEMPEMNGLELLKALKQSAKTKDIPFIMISAVKVDAVSMKESFDAGVHDYLKKPFDKLEFMARVSATLKLQGAYLKIKKNNDEIANQALLISKQHEELKKLNKLKDNIFSIISHDVRSPLATLDGLLQLFDDDQHILSEEELREYTGVVRLELNKVQTLLDNLLYWAKSQLANMQDTKSNVDVYEITQEVLSLFEERTKKKKLNLHNNIDPDYVIYADKNMLSFVIRNLLANAVKYTLDEGIITINAEFLMDSVKVSIKDNGIGMRSETLENLFKDRTVDTQTGTSGEMGTGLGLVLCKDLIEQSGGSISVKSVSGEGSEFIFIIPYNT, encoded by the coding sequence ATGGAATATTCTATATTGGTCGTAGATGACCAACCTGATAATATCAAATACATAAGTCTGTTATTAAAAGAGATGGAATTAGGAAAAAAGATATACTCTGCTCCTAATGGAAAAATAGCTCTTGGATTAGCAGAAAAAATTACACCTGATATAATTTTATCAGACTGGGAGATGCCAGAAATGAATGGTTTAGAATTGCTGAAAGCATTAAAACAATCAGCTAAAACAAAAGATATTCCTTTTATAATGATTTCTGCAGTAAAGGTCGATGCAGTATCAATGAAGGAAAGTTTTGACGCAGGTGTCCATGATTATCTAAAAAAACCTTTTGACAAGCTTGAATTTATGGCACGAGTAAGTGCTACTTTAAAACTACAAGGTGCTTATCTAAAAATTAAAAAAAATAATGATGAGATAGCAAACCAAGCACTTTTAATTTCGAAACAACACGAAGAGCTTAAAAAACTTAATAAACTAAAGGATAATATTTTTTCAATTATATCTCATGATGTTAGATCACCGTTGGCTACACTAGATGGGCTTTTACAATTATTTGATGACGATCAACATATCCTTAGCGAAGAAGAATTAAGAGAATATACGGGTGTTGTCCGACTAGAACTAAATAAAGTACAAACACTATTAGATAATTTGCTGTATTGGGCAAAATCTCAATTAGCAAATATGCAGGATACCAAATCTAATGTAGATGTTTATGAAATTACTCAGGAAGTATTAAGTTTATTTGAAGAAAGGACTAAAAAGAAGAAACTAAACCTCCATAATAATATAGATCCTGATTATGTTATTTATGCAGACAAGAATATGTTATCCTTTGTAATTAGAAACTTACTTGCCAATGCTGTTAAATACACCTTAGATGAAGGAATTATTACTATAAATGCAGAGTTTTTGATGGATTCTGTTAAGGTGTCAATCAAAGACAATGGTATAGGAATGCGTAGCGAAACATTAGAGAATTTATTTAAAGATAGAACGGTGGACACGCAAACCGGAACATCAGGAGAAATGGGTACAGGGCTAGGTCTTGTTCTATGTAAGGATCTAATTGAACAGAGTGGCGGTTCCATATCCGTAAAAAGTGTATCAGGAGAAGGCAGTGAGTTCATTTTTATAATTCCTTACAACACGTAA